From Aspergillus luchuensis IFO 4308 DNA, chromosome 2, nearly complete sequence:
CATCGAACGAAGGCGTACCGGCACTCTTCGTTGCGATCGAGTTATCCTGGAATATGGCATGTTCTAAGTCAACCACATACACTCCGTCTGTCTCGACCTCACTGAAGTGGGTCGAAGATGTGCCATCGCAGAGACTGCACAGCTTGAAGGCCCCCGACTCATCAACACCTTGAAGTAGAGAGCGTCTTCCAAGAGAGTCTCTCGTGAAGAATAGTTTTGAGTTGATCGCATCATAGAACACAAAAGCGAAGGGGCCGGAAATGCTACTGATAACATCCAGGACACCTTGAACAGCACTCGTACTCGAATCTGCTGACGAAGTGACCTTCGAGTGGTGGTTTACAGCCTGCAATAACAGCTTAAAGATCAGCTCCGCATCATTGCCCCGGATAGGTTCACCTGATATCTTCCAGGCGTCTCCATTGTAGCATAACACGGACTGCGTAGTAGGATCCACCAATGGCTGGGGCACAAGACAGCCTCCTCTCATCGACAAGACTGTGGAAACAAAGGTAAGCTGCACAGCAACGGGCTCTTCATTGCTTGACCGTGGCTTTATCTTTTGTTCAACGCTATGAACATGGTAATTATCAGGTCCTCTTTTGCGCAACAAGCAGCACGTCTCCTCATTAGGAAGTACAGCTCCTGATGCGctaagagagaagaaaatacCACACATGGTAGCAAGCAAACCGCAAGCGAGACGCTGGCGGGGATTTAGTTAaggtgaaagagaaaggaagaggaaagagaaacaagAAGAGAGCCGGAGGTCGGGGGAACGATGATCCCCCGCCGCTGATTGCGGGCTGTCATCCTCGGCGCTGATGGAGCTTACTCCCCTATCCAGGGTCCCTTTTTGCTATATTTCCGCAATTTCTCCCCTGACACCTATTTTGATTGACTCTGGGGCCTCGAAGTCTGTTGCCAATATTAGCCGACCCGACATTCGTGGTCTATTACGTGGCAGCCCCGGGAACCACGTCTCCGCATATTCCCCTCATGATGATCCATGTTTCTACCTAACGAGGCTCTTTTGATTTCTAGTTTGACTTTGGCGTGCATGCAGGTTGCTTATGTCTGCGATAGAACCCTCGGAATCCCCGGCTCCTAGTGGTCATGGGGAGGCCCAGCCGGCCGTTCACAACGATCCTACTTCGACTGAACAAGTGAGCTCGACTAGCCTCGAGCCTGCCGCGGAGCAACAGGATGACCCCTCAGAAGTGCCGATGACCAGCCAAAAAGCGCAACAAGGCGACATGGAGGAAAGCGCTCAGGGCGAAGCGCAGGCCACCATCACGGAGTCCCCAAGCACGATGCCGATACCGTCCGCCACAGATCCCTCGAATCCTGTGTTGCCTCCCCGGGAATCGCTTCCGGTGCGGATGAAGGGGCTTTCTATCACCACGACGGCAAGACCGGAGCCTGCCACGTCGCCAAATGCAGAGATCCCTCCTACACCCCCAGCGAAAGATGAACTCTATGTGTCCTCAAACCCTCACTCCGCGATTACACACTCGCCTGCGATCGAATTGACTGATAAGGAGTTGCCGGAGGTGCCTGAAAATGACCGGGATGGGAGGAAGAATACTGCTGGTGGTGACAATGACTCCCAATCGGAGATCCAGAGCATTATGGATCAATTCCAAGACTCTACGTGCGGTGATGGACAGGAACAGATTATGTCTCCCCGCCTGGAATTAGCCGAGCAGTTCCTGGGTGGACAAAGCCACTTTCCACCTCGCCAGTCAAGCCTAGATCATAGTAAGTCGGCGACTGACGACTCGCGCATGCCCAAGTCTGCGACAGGGGTATCTTCCGTCTCGGCTGAGAAACAACCCGCGAAGGCTCCCAAGAGTTCTGCTGCCGACGAGGCCAAGTTAAGTCGGCGTTCGTCGACATCGACAATCCCTCCGCCACCCGAGCCTGAGCCGGATCAACCTTTTGATTTCCATCGCTTCTTAGAGCAACTGCGTCACCGTACTGCGGACCCGGTTGCCAAGTTCCTACGCTCATTTCTCCATGAGTTCGGGAAGCGACAATGGATGGTTCATGAACAAGTCAAGATTATCAGCGATTTCTTGGTGTTCATCACCAACAAAATGGCTCAGTGCGAAGTATGGCGCGATGTGTCCGACAGCGAATTTGACAACGCCaaagaggggatggagaagctcgTAATGAATAGACTATATTCCCAAACCTTTTCCCCAGCTATTCCGGGTCCGCCCACAATTCCGCGAAGTGCGAGTAGAAGCAAAAGGCgtgagatggagaggatgcaTGGCCCATGGAGACGAGGGCAGCATCAGGAGGATATCGAGCGAGACGAAGTTCTCGCTCAGAAGATGCGGATTTACAGCTGGGTTAAAGAAGAGCATCTGGACATACCGCCAGTGAGCTCTCACGGTCGTCGTTTTTTGAATCTAGCTCAGCAGGGTATGTGATGGGccctcttttcttcgatCGACATTTATCTAACCGGTTACAGAATTGTTGAAAATCAACGGCTATCGGGCTCCTCGCGATAAAGTTATCTGCATACTGAACTGCTGCAAAGTCATCTTCGGTAGGTTCTAGACTCAATGCAAGGGCGGAGATGACATATGCTAATGTTCCAAGGTTTACTGAGGAACTCTAAAAGATCTGACACGTCTGCCGATTCTTTCGTGCCGCTATTGATCTACGTGGTGCTGCAGGCCAATCCCGAACATCTAGTATCGAACATACAATATATCCTGCGGTTCCGCAACCAGGATAAACTCGGAGGGGAAGCTGGGTACTACTTATCATCACTGGTACGCTAACTCCTGTTATTGTTCACGACCCCATTCTGACAGCTATCTAGTCAGGAGCGATACAATTCATCGAGACACTAGACCGAACAAGCCTAACAGTGAGCGATGAAGAATTCGAGCGAAGCGTTGAAGCCGCCGTATCGGCTATTGCCCAGCAAAACCGCGAGTCGGAGACCTTGGAGCGCCAAAGCTCAGGCCGCTCCGGCGAAGGCTCTCAATCCGCGCCACGAAGCTCTGCTGACACGCAACGCACGGCCGTGCGCAAGGAGACATCGCAGTCTAGCGATGAAGATTCGGCCCCAGTAGCAGGGCTTCTGCGGACCATTCAGAAACCATTGTCGACCATTGGAAGGATTTTCTCTGATGAGCCAGACTCCCCTCAAGATCGGCCTGCGCAGTCTGCGGCGTCGCCACGACTGACTCCGAACGTGTACCAGCCACCCCGTAATAGCAGTGAAGGCCGGCGATCGGCGGAGAGGCCACGCAGTGCAGCCTCCCCGCAGGTTCCCAGGGCGGATGCTCAAGATGCTGCTGCGCGTCAGGCCAATGCGGAGGATGCAGAGGCACGGCGAATCCATCGTGCAGAGCACAACAACGTCGTAGAGACGCTGTGTAATATGTTCCCTAACCTTGACCGCGATGTTATTGACGATGTGGTCAAGATCAAGGGGGGAAGGTAAGTTGTTCCTTGCTTCTACACGAGGAGTGATACATGGTGTAGCTGACACTGGCAATGCAGGGTTGGTTTGGCAGTAGACGCGTGCCTTGCTCTTAGTGCTGAGTGAACGGAGTATGGTGGAAGTTGGTCAAGGACAGGCAATTACATTGAGAGGATTGACTTTCGGGGTTATACTCCTTATTCATTTGTACTGTGACCGATCATGTACTTATTGCCTGGGCTATTgcatataataatactgcTAAATGGTAGCCATACCACACAGAAATAACTAGACTACCGAACAGGATTTCTACAGAGATCAGCCGCTCACTAAGCGGCCCGGGGCATATTAGTGTGTCCTGAGCCACTCGGCATGACTGAATAAGTATACCACTCCACCAGGAGAGTGAAAACTAGCAATCATCAAGGCACTCCCTTCTCAAGAAACAACTCATCGAACGCACAAGCCTCCAAAACATCCTTGTATTCCTCCACCAGATCCCAAAACTTCGCATCAGAAGGGGTTAATAACTTGAAACCATGAAGGCCTGTCCTGCACCAAAGGAGATTATACTCGTTGTAACATCCGTCGTAAGAGAAATCCCCGTAAGCCAAGACCTGCAGATGCAAGTACCCTTCGCGCCCAAAAGCCCATTCGGCGTAGGAAGGCAGAACATCGTAGGCTACAGAACTTTCTGGTTTATGTTCGTGTAACCAGTGCCCAGTTGCTCTGATATGAAGTACTTTGATAGTGGTGCTGAGACTGTGGTCGCCCTGTTCCAGAGGATTATAGGTCAGCATTTGACGGCAATCCATGTCAATATTATAGAAACTgaaagggggaagggggcagATAGGGTGGCGAATACCGCAAATGTACACACATCCTCGATACATGTCGAGACTCCGAGAAACTCCAACCCTGGATCGTGGGATATGCTGGGTCGGAATTCAAGCGACCCAAACAGATCTCCGTCCCCGTAGTGGCCGTATTCTGCATTCACGAGCGAGTGCGTGACGAGGCGCTTCAGTGTGGGCTTGTGATGCAACATGCTTTCACATATATCATCCCAGGAGACTGCTGGGAGCATAAGATAGAGATCTGTCAAGCCGGAAAAGGCCTCGAGGAAGGTTTGCACGGTGTCGGTGACATTATCCTGTGACTCGTCGGTTATTTGGTTCAGCTTTTCCGGGTTGAATGTCAACTCGAGCAGTTTCAGCCTTAGAGGCACGCGTGAGCGAACGATTTGCCGAAGAAAACTAAATGTCCCGGGGCAGTTGATGAGTTGCATTGCTTGGAGTCGCTCTACGTTAAGAGCACTGACCAACTGGACCTCCATGCGGCTGAAAGATACTTGGGAGAGAGTCAAGCGTTCAAGGGCTGTGAGAAGGGGCCATGGTCTTTCTTCACGTGGAAGACCAAGCACGCATTGCACAAAGAAGTTCTGTGGCATCCATCTTTCTGGAAGGGGCAGTTTTTGAAAACCTTCTTCCCAGGCCAGTCTAGCGCTGTCCCAGCCGACAAGATCGAGGTGCAGTGCCTTCAATTGAGCTCCACGTGCAGCGATAAACTGTCTAACCGAATCGAAATCAACAAAGCGCTTGAGACCTCTCCAGGATAGGGATTGGAGCTTAGAAAGCTGAGCAAGATTTATGGCGCATGACGCTTGTTGGATTTCGGCTACAAAACAGTCGTTATTAgtgaggagagagattgTAGTGATGTTCTTTTGGGTCTCTAAGAGCCTGTGGATGAGGGGAAACACTTCGTCGGAAAGACACGCTTTTAAATCCCACCTATAGCATGTTAGTGTTGACTCGGCGTAGTGCATCAAAAATCAGTATCTGTACTGGAAGCTCTGAAGTTGGCCCTGAGGGATTCCCGATGCCATGCCCTGCATGTTGTCTGCCAAGATCGGAATGCAGTCCATGGTCGGCTGATCACTACGCAGTATCGGTTCTGGCATGGATTCATCAGAACTATCCGGAGTTTTGAACCTGCTACCCAGGAAATCATGCAAAGAACAGAATTGATAACTTTCTATCTCATGACATGCACTCCACAGCCTGAAGTGCTTTGTATGCACTAAATGCGAGTGATTTAACCTCGTGATTGCGTCGTTTAAGAACTGAGCTGATGGGTGCGTTGCTCTTATAATGAGTGATTTATATAGACGTGGAATCAACTTTACATAGATGTTTTTGGAGACTTCACAGAGGTTTTTGAGATTCCTGCGAGTCACCTGGGATGGCGAGTTAGTCTGTTTCAAAGGCTTCTGGAGAGGGACAGAGGACTGCTTACATGATCGAGCACCATGTACAGTAGTTCGAGGGGTAGCCTGTCTAGCATCGTGATATCGATAGTCACTCGAAATAGTAGCTGTAGATGAATACTGTTTTCATGTTAGAGGCGAATCTTGAGGCGGGGCCCCGCTGGCATGATATACCGGGGGTTCCAATCACACAATATAGAATGTAGCGAATGCACGTGTCCTAGTGGctattagtataaataagaaaaccTTTCAGGTTACTTGAACCTATGAATAGCTTTTATCGACCTCGTATGATCTAGTCTAAGGACTATGTTGTTGTCGCGATAAGATATTGGGGCGGAGGTGGGGGGCAGTTGCCGTAGATCGTACAGGCAAAAGTCTAAACAATGTCTTTGGGAAGGAGGCATTCCACGTGAACTTGAACTTGATAAAAAAACAGGAAATTGACCGAAGTTGGCGGTAAATTCCGTGCATATATAGGCTGATTCATTATGTGCTGAATAAGTCCCAGCTTGGAAGGGGGAGGCGAGTGTTCTTCTATTCGGATAGGGCAAAGCCTCATGAAGCGGTAGCAGTCAAGATCCATCCTAGTGCGCTTTGAGTAGTAAGACCTCCGGATAATAACTGCTAGACTATCCGGTAAACGACTGGAATTTGAAGCTGACAGCTCAGAAAGTACATCCTCAATAATGATTACGAGTAAATGTGAGGTCAGATCCTCACACGATGGTGTCATTCCCCCACTATATTATGCTGTAAATTGTACCGGTGGTAATGTAGTCAATAATCATATTACTTGGTAGAGGATGGTAGAGGATGGTAGAGGGTCATCCCAGATTATTGACAGCAAAGTTGTACAGCCAAGGGATCAGCATCACCCGGAACGGGCCGAGCAATTGTGTCCATCCCAGAgatgtatcatcatcattttcATCATTTTGGTACTGACAGCACCAGCGCACTGACGGAGATTTCCAATGTGAGCGGGGTAGGCAAGACCGTAGACTAAGGCGTATTGTATCATTGGCCACAGATATAGGATCATGGATAGTACCTACCGAGATAGCAAGTAAGACAAAAAGCTTGCAGCCGGCTAAATAAGCAAAATAATGAGATGATGTACGGAGCAGGATTCGGACTCCGTATATGACCGACTCAGCCACTATCTTAGATGTTGAAATAGCCCCACACTGGGGACGTATACATGGTAATGAGGCAACCGAGCAACCAGAGATAGTCAGAGCAAATAATGGAGCTCCGTAAGCGATTGAATCGAAGATATAATGTTAAATTTCATTGAATGACAAAAATATAACACTAGTACTAGCCTTCAGCATACAATAAGTTGATACTGTCTCGGTATTCATTTCGTTCCGACACCCTTAAACATCCCCTCTAGAGATAGCGCATGGATTGGAAACTGGTCGAGACATGTTTAGCGCCTTCGGGGCATGTATAGTGGCATATTCGCTATCAAATAATCCCTGCAATGCCTCTGTGTACCTTATCGGGCCAATGAGTATCGATGTCTCTAAGTTCCTTTCATATTATCCTCGATGATATCGGAATAGACGCCACATATTTATTCGTACATTACCGCTATTTGCTGAGGGGGGGTTAGGGGAAATAAGATAAAGTTGGAAGTGCAATCGAAACGTAAAATAGCACTTGACATTTGGATGTTTTTTGTCCCCAAGGTGGTCTACACtaacttctccttcaatgTCTAGCCTCACATTGATCCTAACAGATTGATTCCTGAAAAACTCCGCTTTGCTGTCTAGTATGTGCCCTTTCTCACTAATAAAATGCTGGATAAAAAAAGATCAAACGAATGGAATAACAAGATGACATAGTAACTACTACGAAAGCCAGTAATTATTCCAATGCATGATCATGATACTTCTTCGCAAAGCAAACCGGAGCGTGGTGAATATATAGCTTTGACCGAAGACGAATCTACCGAAGGCCTTGAATCTCCGGTGCCTAAACGCCGGAAGATATTTTCCCTCATATTTTTCACCAAGCCTCTCGTATATGCACCTTTAGCAATTGCCCTTGCAGGGGCAATAGCATTCTTCTGGATGACCCATACCAAAAATCACTATACATACACCGATTGTGGAGTGACTCCCGACGAAGCGCGAGCACGAGGTTGCTTGTTCGAGCCGATGCAACGCGCTTGGATCCCTCCAGAGTGCTACTTTCCGGAGGCAACGGAAGACTACGACACTTTTCGGGACAGACAGTGGTACCTAGACACCATGATGACGATTGACGCTGAtgtggagaagttggaggcTGGGGAAGTGCCCGTAGCCTATACGCGCTACTGGCATGACGAGCATTGTACCTATCTTTTCCGAAAGCTCGCCCTTGCGGTCGATATGGGGAAGGACATGATCAATTCGAAGGCCCTGGATATTGAGCATTCGAATCATTGCGCACTGGCCATAGCTAAGAGACTAGCTAGCTCGTACAATGTCTCGTTTGTGGAAGCTGACCGATCCTTGACGGAGAGCCATTTGGGGTTCGAACGGTGCCTACCACTCAAGGTAAGTTGAACCCCTtgaatatcttattttcctGTTAACTTTTGGTCCCGCTTCAGACTGTCGTTAGTCCGAATAAGGCTGTTCCAGTTTACCCCAAAGGCTCAAAAAGGAACTAAATCCTGTCACTGTCATGGTTAAGTTGGGTTCGCAAAGTATTAAGGACTTTTTTGGGCGACTGATTTCAAAGCTAGATACCGACTTTTTCCATAATCCAAACGATCTTTGATGTCATTTGTTTGCAATGGAAATTCATGTCATACATTCGCACTTTTTCCCATATCCTGGCTCTTGGTATTGCATCGTTCCTGATATCTATACCTGATATACTTGTCCTGGTGTACCTATTGGAATTCGTTGAAGACGACAGCCTTTCTCGTTTATGCAGGGTATACAGAGGAGATAACCCAAACATATTTCTCGCCATGTCAGTCCTTCAGTGTGGTCCTCAAAGCGAAGTGTATTGGCATGCAAGGAGGCCTCCAATAGTATCCACGTGACATACCCAAAAGAGTTGTACCGCCCAACCTCGCTTACCGCTAGCGCCATCCGTAGTTCCCCACCCAATCCTATATAAGCAACGTCCCCCCGTCTCCCTTTTAgacttttttcttctttcttttcttcatacTTACCTTGTTTGGGTGACTGCGATCAAGAAGGCGGTTCACCACGGATTGGTCCCTGCATTGCACAGCGCGGCGGAACAATCCGTTCAACGGCCTACGGGTCATTGACAGGCGTATTCTTTGGCACTTCTCCTTTTGGAgcttttatttccttttcatcAGTTCTTGGGCCAGTGGCCCGagggtggagaagaggacgtagtacttagtagacAGCAGTTTAAGTGGTGGCATTTTACCAGCGAATAAGATGCTTAGCATTGCATGACGGCAGTAACTACCGACTGGAAGGCAATAATATCCGCGTTGAAGGTCGTACTCTGCTTGGGTT
This genomic window contains:
- a CDS encoding uncharacterized protein (COG:S;~EggNog:ENOG410PXZG;~InterPro:IPR032675), which encodes MPEPILRSDQPTMDCIPILADNMQGMASGIPQGQLQSFQWDLKACLSDEVFPLIHRLLETQKNITTISLLTNNDCFVAEIQQASCAINLAQLSKLQSLSWRGLKRFVDFDSVRQFIAARGAQLKALHLDLVGWDSARLAWEEGFQKLPLPERWMPQNFFVQCVLGLPREERPWPLLTALERLTLSQVSFSRMEVQLVSALNVERLQAMQLINCPGTFSFLRQIVRSRVPLRLKLLELTFNPEKLNQITDESQDNVTDTVQTFLEAFSGLTDLYLMLPAVSWDDICESMLHHKPTLKRLVTHSLVNAEYGHYGDGDLFGSLEFRPSISHDPGLEFLGVSTCIEDVCTFAGDHSLSTTIKVLHIRATGHWLHEHKPESSVAYDVLPSYAEWAFGREGYLHLQVLAYGDFSYDGCYNEYNLLWCRTGLHGFKLLTPSDAKFWDLVEEYKDVLEACAFDELFLEKGVP
- a CDS encoding uncharacterized protein (COG:S;~EggNog:ENOG410PS2A;~InterPro:IPR000519;~TransMembrane:1 (i39-67o)), with the protein product MHDHDTSSQSKPERGEYIALTEDESTEGLESPVPKRRKIFSLIFFTKPLVYAPLAIALAGAIAFFWMTHTKNHYTYTDCGVTPDEARARGCLFEPMQRAWIPPECYFPEATEDYDTFRDRQWYLDTMMTIDADVEKLEAGEVPVAYTRYWHDEHCTYLFRKLALAVDMGKDMINSKALDIEHSNHCALAIAKRLASSYNVSFVEADRSLTESHLGFERCLPLKTVVSPNKAVPVYPKGSKRN
- a CDS encoding guanine nucleotide exchange factor VPS9 (BUSCO:EOG0926499W;~COG:U;~EggNog:ENOG410PIQF;~InterPro:IPR041804,IPR009060,IPR003892,IPR041545, IPR003123,IPR037191;~PFAM:PF18151,PF02845,PF02204;~go_function: GO:0005515 - protein binding [Evidence IEA];~go_function: GO:0043130 - ubiquitin binding [Evidence IEA]) → MSAIEPSESPAPSGHGEAQPAVHNDPTSTEQVSSTSLEPAAEQQDDPSEVPMTSQKAQQGDMEESAQGEAQATITESPSTMPIPSATDPSNPVLPPRESLPVRMKGLSITTTARPEPATSPNAEIPPTPPAKDELYVSSNPHSAITHSPAIELTDKELPEVPENDRDGRKNTAGGDNDSQSEIQSIMDQFQDSTCGDGQEQIMSPRLELAEQFLGGQSHFPPRQSSLDHSKSATDDSRMPKSATGVSSVSAEKQPAKAPKSSAADEAKLSRRSSTSTIPPPPEPEPDQPFDFHRFLEQLRHRTADPVAKFLRSFLHEFGKRQWMVHEQVKIISDFLVFITNKMAQCEVWRDVSDSEFDNAKEGMEKLVMNRLYSQTFSPAIPGPPTIPRSASRSKRREMERMHGPWRRGQHQEDIERDEVLAQKMRIYSWVKEEHLDIPPVSSHGRRFLNLAQQELLKINGYRAPRDKVICILNCCKVIFGLLRNSKRSDTSADSFVPLLIYVVLQANPEHLVSNIQYILRFRNQDKLGGEAGYYLSSLSGAIQFIETLDRTSLTVSDEEFERSVEAAVSAIAQQNRESETLERQSSGRSGEGSQSAPRSSADTQRTAVRKETSQSSDEDSAPVAGLLRTIQKPLSTIGRIFSDEPDSPQDRPAQSAASPRLTPNVYQPPRNSSEGRRSAERPRSAASPQVPRADAQDAAARQANAEDAEARRIHRAEHNNVVETLCNMFPNLDRDVIDDVVKIKGGRVGLAVDACLALSAE